Proteins co-encoded in one Terriglobales bacterium genomic window:
- a CDS encoding FecR family protein translates to MSITALRSSYLRSVLRPLVFVSLAFLFALPLLADSHVRIVRLSLVDGDVQLDKGDGRGFGTAYVNMPIVHQSKLWARDGQAEVELEDGSSIRLTPDTIVAFNDLSLDNNGGRNTSVELQQGTAYFDIRYHDSDHFQLDFGRNRVSLDRSARFRVNVDKHDFDVAVLSGEIEVENASNAEVAVKKGETIRLDGDDPDRYYLAKGVDAENYDQWDNARAKWHDEAVASNSYQNGNVVYGSDLGQYGNYFYVPGYGYMWRPYSVGLGWDPFADGYWISYPGFGYTFVSGYPWGWAPYRYGSWQYVNGYGWCWSRGSNWNNWQTVPPVYNVPPHYRPPMPPHHHGSPVMVVDNGRVMPVPHRHMIVDNDAIEHHRPIAAKVTTANGEVVQQGSGRPAEGFVGRPGFTSAAPVAGVTIAPTPRVAGPRFGNPRWGDGERVPRQAQIPAAQAPPGMSVVSPRPTPAAVPAAAAPRPLPTPPVRMAPAVNNDRPMPSPRTEPRSSPAPIRMGGGMSSGAVMSRPSMSSAGGGMRMSAPSMGGGGGMRGGGGGGGGGGMHAGGGGGGSSHGSHR, encoded by the coding sequence ATGTCCATTACGGCACTGCGCTCGTCCTACCTCAGGTCGGTTCTTCGGCCCCTGGTTTTTGTCTCGCTTGCGTTCCTGTTTGCGCTGCCACTTCTTGCCGATTCGCACGTGCGCATCGTGCGTCTGAGCTTAGTTGATGGTGATGTTCAACTCGACAAGGGGGATGGACGCGGGTTCGGCACCGCCTACGTCAACATGCCGATCGTGCATCAATCGAAGCTCTGGGCCCGCGATGGACAGGCTGAGGTTGAACTGGAAGACGGAAGTTCCATCCGACTCACGCCCGACACGATCGTCGCCTTCAACGATCTGAGTCTCGACAACAACGGCGGACGCAACACCTCGGTGGAGCTGCAGCAAGGCACAGCGTACTTCGATATTCGCTATCACGATTCTGACCACTTCCAGCTCGACTTCGGACGCAATCGCGTTTCGCTGGATAGGTCCGCCCGCTTTCGCGTGAACGTAGATAAGCACGACTTTGACGTGGCGGTTCTAAGCGGCGAGATCGAAGTGGAGAATGCCTCGAACGCCGAAGTCGCCGTCAAGAAGGGTGAGACCATTCGCCTCGACGGCGACGATCCCGATCGTTATTACCTGGCCAAAGGCGTCGATGCCGAGAACTATGATCAGTGGGACAACGCCCGCGCCAAGTGGCACGATGAAGCAGTCGCGTCGAATTCGTACCAAAATGGGAATGTAGTCTACGGCTCCGACCTCGGCCAGTATGGAAATTACTTCTATGTACCCGGCTACGGCTACATGTGGCGTCCTTACTCGGTCGGTCTCGGCTGGGATCCGTTTGCCGATGGCTACTGGATTTCCTATCCCGGCTTTGGCTACACCTTCGTGTCCGGATATCCGTGGGGATGGGCGCCGTACCGCTATGGTTCGTGGCAGTACGTAAACGGTTATGGGTGGTGTTGGAGCCGAGGTTCAAATTGGAACAATTGGCAGACGGTTCCGCCGGTTTACAACGTTCCGCCGCACTATCGTCCGCCAATGCCTCCTCATCATCATGGATCGCCGGTAATGGTCGTTGACAACGGTAGGGTTATGCCCGTGCCGCATCGGCACATGATTGTCGACAACGACGCGATCGAGCATCATCGTCCAATCGCTGCGAAAGTCACAACAGCCAATGGTGAAGTTGTGCAGCAGGGAAGCGGTCGACCTGCAGAAGGTTTTGTCGGACGTCCAGGCTTTACTTCTGCCGCACCGGTAGCCGGTGTGACTATCGCACCGACGCCGCGAGTCGCCGGGCCTCGCTTTGGCAATCCACGATGGGGTGATGGCGAGCGTGTTCCTCGCCAGGCGCAGATTCCTGCGGCGCAAGCTCCGCCGGGGATGAGCGTGGTTTCGCCTCGGCCGACGCCTGCTGCTGTTCCCGCGGCTGCTGCGCCGCGTCCTCTGCCAACTCCGCCGGTGCGAATGGCTCCCGCTGTAAACAACGACAGGCCGATGCCAAGTCCCAGAACGGAACCGCGCTCCTCTCCGGCGCCGATTCGCATGGGGGGCGGCATGAGTTCCGGGGCTGTCATGTCACGTCCTTCGATGTCGTCCGCGGGAGGCGGAATGCGGATGTCAGCTCCGTCCATGGGCGGCGGTGGCGGCATGCGCGGCGGCGGTGGAGGCGGTGGAGGCGGTGGCATGCACGCTGGTGGGGGCGGAGGCGGCTCTTCGCACGGCAGTCATCGTTAG